The Thermoanaerobacterium thermosaccharolyticum DSM 571 region CAAAGCTTGATATTCCCGAGCGGCCGACAATTACACTGAGTGACGATGATGTGGATGTTGAGGGATTTCTTTCTTCATTGACGGAAGAAGAAATTGAATTTATTAGTACGTTCTCTAGTAAGAGGAGAAGAATCGACGTGGTGAATGACGAGATAAGAGAAAAAGGAATTCCCGCTGCGGTTTTTATTAACGAAATCAATACAAAAGCAGATGAATACTTAGATGATGTGCTTATTGAACAGATAGGCGATGATTATGTGATAAACGAAGAATTAGTATGTGTATTGGAGGAAATAGAGAGGAGTAAAGCAATATGAAAATTAAAAGGCGTGATTCAGCAGATATTTTAAATGCATTAGCTGGTGGGGTAGTTCCCAGTCGAGGCCTTCAATATATAATAGTTGGTCGTGAAGCTGAAATGAGACAAATAAAAGAGGATCTAAAGGATATTAAGGAAAATGGAAGTTCGTTAATTAAATTTTTTATTGGAGCATACGGAACTGGCAAAAGTTTTATGCAAAATTTTGTTCGTCAGATAGGTCTAGATGTAGGGTTTGTCGTTGCAAAAGCTGATTTTACTCCACATAGGAGATTATACGGAAATGATAACCAAGCTGTTGCTTTGTACAGCGAGCTAATGAGGAACTTATCTACTAAATCAGTTCCACATGGTAATGCTTTACCGGCGATTTTGGACCAGTGGATAACAAATATTCAAAATCAGGTGGTACAAAAATTGGGCTATGACGGGCCTATTTTGAATGATCCTACTTTTATTCAAGCAGTTGAAAAAGAAATTATTGATGTTGTTTCACACTTGGATGAGTTAACGGGGGGATATGATTTTGCAAAAGTTTTAGGCATTTATTATCGGGGTTTTGTAGAGCAAGACAGGGAAAAGCAACGCCGTGCTTTGAGATGGATACGAGGGGAGTACCTGGCAAAAACCGATGCTATTCGTGATTTAGGAATTCGCGAAATTATCAATGATAACAATTATTATGGATATTTGAAGGTGCTGTCGAAATTTGTGCGTCAAATAGGATATTCAGGATTAATCATTAATTTAGATGAGGCAGTTAATTTATATAAAATTACGCACCGAGAAGCAAGAGAGAAGAATTATGAGTATATTTTAATGATATATAATGATATTTTACAAGGAGCGGTGGAAGGTTTATATATTACCTTCAGCGGTACACCTGAGTTTTTAGAAGATGAGCGCAGGGGACTTTACAGCTATAAAGCATTGGAACGTAGGTTAAAACCAGGTGTTCAAAGCGATGAATACCGTGATTTGAAGCAACCCGTAATTAAATTAACGCCAATTACTCCTAATGAAACTCTGGTTTTATTATTGAATATCCGCGATATACACGCAGCTCATTACGGTTATGAACCAATGATAACAGACGAAGAGATTCGTGATTTTTTGATTCATTTTTATGAACGACCGGGTGCAGAGAAGCAAATCATCTTGGGGGACGTTATTCGACAGTTTATCAGTAGTTTAAATATTCTTGTTGAAAATCCGACGGCAGATTGGAAAGAATTATTTGATGCTTCTAATGTAACACCACAAGATGATAAGATAGATCGAAAAGTGGTTAATATACATGATCGCTTTCAACGTGGTAATTTTTAGTGATGTAAAGTGTTTTTACATGTGAATGATACGATGAATACGCCGTTTATGATGTGATGACGAGGGGGATAAAATGAGCCAGATATTTTATATGTTATCTGATACTGTGCAAAAGAAAATATGGGATATGGGTTGGACACGATTTACACCTATTCAAGAGAAAGCAATTCCCGTTATTATGAATACGCAAAAGGACGTGATTCTTTCGTCAGCTACAGCTTCTGGGAAAACAGAAGCAGCGTTTCTGCCTATTCTTAGCCAAATTGAAGAAACAACGCCTTATACCCTTAAAGTTCTTTATATATCACCATTGAAGGCGTTGATTAATGATCAATTTGAACGCATTCAAAAATTATGTGATCAAATGTATATTCCGGTTCATCGTTGGCACGGTGATGTTAGTCAATATAGTAAAAAGAAGCTTATTGATAATCCTGCTGGTATATTGCAAATCACACCTGAGTCCATTGAAAGCTTGTTTATAAATCATACTCATGCACTGCGTTTGTTGTTTCAGTATCTTCAATTTATCGTGATTGATGAAATTCATGTTTTTATTGATACAGAACGTGGAGTTCAGCTACGTTCATTATTGTCTCGCATTGAGAGATTTACCAAAGATCGGCCTCGTGTTATTGGGTTATCGGCAACAATTGATAATTTTGAGTTAGTTAAGAACTGGGTTAATTACCGAGATCCAGATAACGTTGAAATTATCGAGGCAAAAGAAAGTGATAAAGATCTTTATTATAATTTGATGCATTTTGACAGTGAGAAAATGAGGAGTTATCCTATCGAACTTTATGAAGATATACGTGAATTGACCCGTAATCATTCTGCCTTAATTTTTTTTAATAGCCGAGGTGCTGTTGAAGAAGCAACAGTTATTTTAAATCGTTTGGCTGAACGAGATGGAATAGGGCAGATGTACTACGCACACCATTCTTCGATTGCTAAGGCGGAACGGGAATTTGTTGAGAAGATGATGGCTAAATCTACTGTGCCTAAAAGTATCGTAGCAACCAGCTCATTGGAGCTAGGAATTGATATTGGAGAAATAGATTTTGTTATTCAAGTGGATAGTACTTTTACTGTTTCATCTTTAAAACAAAGGTTAGGAAGGTCAGGCAGAAAACAGGGTAAAGATCAGTATTTGCAATTATATACAGCAGATAAGTACGGGTTATTACAATCTATTGCAGTGATGGATTTATTATTACAAAAGTGGATAGAGCCGAGCAAAGGTTATCCGCGTCCTTATGATATTTTGTTTCATCAAATTATTTCAATGTGCCACCAAATGAACGGCGTTGCACCAGAAGATTTAATTACATTGTTGAAACATAATCGTGCGTTTTATGATTTACCGGAAATAGATATTCGCCTGTTAATTGAACATATGGTTAAGCAAGATTATTTGGAACAACTTAGTGATACAGGTCAGTTGATTGTCGGATTAGAAGGGGAACGACTGCTTAGAGGAAAAGATTTCTATTCTGTTTTTATGACTGAAGATTCGTATGAAGTATTAGATGGAATTAAAAAAATTGGGGAAATTCAAAAAACGCCATTCGTAAATGAAGGAGATAACATCATACTTGCTGGGCGATTGTGGACGATCAAAGAAGTAGATGCTAAACGCAGCAAGGTATATGTGCAGAAAGCAGTGGATGGGCATCCACCTAATTATTCAGGTGGGGGTGTGCGATTGCACCGAAGAATTCCTGAACATATGCATGAGATATTATGTTCAGATTACATATTTGATTTTATCAATGATAATGGTCGCTATACTTTAGAAGAGTTGCGTGCGCCTTATCGTCATTATAAAGTAAGACCAGATGAGAGAATAATATGGAGGATGAATGGCGAACTATTATTTGAAACATTTACCGGGACCAACATTTTTCAAACGTTAATTTGGATGCTTCGCTATTATGGTGTTAATGTAGATAAGACTGATGGTATTGGGCGTATCTCTATTTTGGACAATATTGATTTAATAGAAATATTAAAGGAGATTCGACAGAAAGATTGGTCTTTGAGTGATTTGTTACCTTATACAATGGACCACGAGTTTTTTGTGTCAAAATATAGCCCGTTTCTTCCTAAGGAATTACAGATTAAAATGCATGAAGCACATTATGTTGATATTAAAGGTGTACTCGACTTTCTAAATTGCTATTGTATTCGAGAAATCAGGCTGTAGAACAAAGTGGAATTTGCTTGTATCAACAACCTGAAGGTTACATATCAAGAAATAAGAGATCTGCTGGACTAGCCTTCTGTAACGCAATTAAAATGAGGAGGGATTTTATTATGGAGATTATAGACAATAAGTTTGAATTAGGAGATGCATGGAAGTTAATTGATGGGTTAGCTGATGAATCAACAAAAGAAATGTTTGAATTAGATGATATATTGTATGATATTTCTATGAAAATATATGAATTTAGACTTAAAAATGATTTTACGCAAAAACAGCTTGCCGAAAAATTGGGAATTAAGCAATCGATGGTATAAAAACTTGAAAGTGGTCAATACAACCCATCCATTGAACAGCTTTGGAAAATTTCAAAAAAGTTAGGATGGAATTTTAAGGTGCATTTGTTTGGAATATTCAAAAGTTGAAACAAGAGGATTTTCTAGGTACGATAGAGTTAAATGGTTTAACGACACTTTCTCAGTTATCACGGACATATATTTTAACTGTTACATCTCTTTCTGGAATAAATCCGCCAGTAAAATTGCCTATGGTAAATATTTTTAAATTAATACAGCAGAAAAAGGATAATGAAACAAATAAAAAATAGGTAGTAGATAAGGAACTTGTTTATAGTTTGATATTTGGGGATATTTTGCCAATACCAAATAAAAGTGGAGAGAAAATCTAATGAATATAAAAATAAGAGAAGCAACGCAAAATGATTATGAATCTATAAGTACTCTTGTTAAAGAAGTACATAGTTTACATGTTAAAAATAGGCCAGATGTGTATGCGGATGTGGACAATCCATTTACAGAAGAAAGATTTAAGGAGATATTAGATGACGATAAAACAAAGATTTTTGTCGCTGAAGATTGTAATAATGAAATAATAGCTTACAGCATTATAGAGATAATGACTACGAGAAATATTCCAATTCTTATACAGAGAAAATTTGCCTATATAGATGATTTATGTGTTAGCTCAAATCATAGAAGAAAAGGTGTAGGAAGAATGCTATTTAGACATATTGTTGATTATGCAAAAAAATCTGGTTATGATGCGCTAGAATTAACTGTATGGGAATTTAATAGCGATGCTATTAAGTTTTATGAGGGATTGGGTATGACGACAAGAAATAGAAGAATGGAATTGAAGATTTAACAAAAATCTTTAAATTCTTTTTTATGCCTTTTCATTAATTACAATAATTATGATGTTTATATTAGAAGAAACATGATTGGTTGATAATATTTAAGTAAAATGTTAAAATTAAGATAAATAAAGGATAGGAGAAAATTATGAAAATCAGAATAATGTCAAGATTTTTAGGAGTGATTAACAATGAAATCAAATTTAAACGAAGTGTGGAATTTAATAGATAGTCTATCATTTGCAGAAAAAAAAATAATTTATAAAAGAATGCAAAATGAAATAAACAATAAATTGCTTGAAATAGTTGATAAAATTAATGAAAGAGCTGATACGGACCCAATATCTTTAGGTGACATAACAAAAGAAGTAGAGGATGTTAGAAGGAAGAGATATGGGAAAAATTAAAATAGTTGTAGATACTAACATTTTTATAAGTGCTTTTTTAGGTAGCAAAAAGGCTAGGTTTTTGTTAAAAGATATCATTAACGACGAATATATACTTATAATGTCATCAGAGCAATTGCTTGAAATAAAAGAAGTGTTAAACAGACCTAAATTTGAAAAATATATTTCTAAAGCGGAAATAGATGAATTAGTTGAATTAATTTCTCTAAAAGCAATTATGCCTGCTATATACGATAAGATAACTGATTGTAGAGACGAAAAGGATAACATGATACTTGAGGAAGCTGTCTATGGAAATGCAAATTATATAATAACTGGTGATGATGATCTGCTGATTTTAAATCCTTATAGATGGATAAAAATTGTTATGTTAAGGGATTTTTTAAATGAAATTTATGATTTATAAAGGGCACAAAGTAGTTGTTTATGCGTGTATTGATAGTTAAATAATACATTTTATTATTGTAAATATGGGTGAAGAAGTGGGCTTGTGTCTACTCTATTGATACAAGTCCAGTTTTTTAGTATATGGGAAATCTTATTCATTAGTTATTACCTTATCTTTTGCAAAATACAGAAAATGATGAGATAGACAGGAATAAATGTATTGAAAGATTTGATAACTTTCTTAAGCTTCATGATGATGAAATAAATAGATTAAAAGAGAATAAAACAAAAAAACTGATAAAAAGCATGGGTATTTAGAAGAGATTTTTGGGGATGTAGACTACATGCCTTAAGCTATCGCTAATATCTCATAAGAGGTATAGATAGTAAAGTCTGTTGAAAGAGGTTAGTGCTTGTATGATGTAGAAGATGCAATATGCAGATTAATCGTACAATGCATCTAGAGAGTACAAGAGAAGCCTTCAAGTAAACAAACGTGTAACATGGTGTATAAGAAGAAAGATAAAAAAAGAGTAGCATTGGATAAAAGTATATGATATTGCAAAGTATTATAATACAAGCGTAAAGCAGGAACTTATATTAAACAAGTATGTCGAGGATATATTTTTAAGAGGTGTTTTCAACTGTTTCAGAAAGATATTGGTGAAGTCGAAAAAATATTTAAGAGTGCATTGGATGAACTTAAAAAAATTATGATATAAAACTGATATATGTATTTGGATCATATGCAAAGGGCAATAATACAAAGAACAGTGATCTAGATATTGCCGTGCTTTTTGGCAATGATTATGATTATATGGATAAGCTTAATTTGATTGGAGATTTAATTTCTATATTTAAAAGAGATGATATAGATTTGGTAGTATTAAATTCTGCGAATCCGGTATTGAGGCATCAGATAATTAAATTTGGTAAACTTATTTTTGAAGAAAGTGAAGATGTAAAAGTTGAACAAAAGACAGTAGCTACAGTCTGCACCTATAACGAAAGTTTAAGTGGAGTAAGGCATCATAACTACTGATCATCAGGTGTATTTTGTTCTTGTATATATTTCTTTATAACTTCGATTGATGCGCCTCCAGATGATAAAATAAGATAGCTTCTGTTCCACAAATACGGTTTCCAATAAAATTTAGATAAATGTTCAGCATATTCTTTTCTTATTAATCTTGCAGTTACTGTTTTAAGATTATTTATCAATTTAGAAAGTTGTACTTGCGGAGGTGCTTCAAATAAAATATGTATATGATCAGCCTCTCCATTAAATTCAATAAGAATACAATCCCACTTAGAAAACAGATTTTCTATTATTTCTTTTAGCCGTTCTAATATTTCTCTTGTTAAACATTTATGTCTATATTTTGTTACAACAACTAAATGATATTTTAAATTATAGCATGCATGTCTATTTGTTCTATATTCAATATTCATTATAAATATCATTCCTTTACAACTAAAATATTCAATGTTATAATTATAATAGTAAAAATTCAATTTGTAAAGATGGTGTTGATATGAAATGCATCAAAACAGTAAAGTTCAAAATCAAAATAGCAGATAAATCTTTCAGTGATACCATATCAATATACAATAAAGCATTATCGTATATAATCAATGCAATTGAGAATGAGTGGGTTATCATATCAACACTATCGACGGAAAAAGAGCAGTTAAACTATATAGAAAAATTAATACATGGCACAAAGAAAAACAAAGCAAAATACGATTTTGACAGTAGATTCTATAAGTTTCCTTCATACTTAAGAAGAGCAGCATCATCTGAAGCTCTTGGTGCTGTTAAAAGTTATCATTCAAATTTAAATAACTATCTTAACAAGAAAGCACAATATGAAGCAAAAGGAAAAACATTAAGAGATAAACCACCTACATTA contains the following coding sequences:
- the tnpA gene encoding IS200/IS605 family transposase, whose amino-acid sequence is MNIEYRTNRHACYNLKYHLVVVTKYRHKCLTREILERLKEIIENLFSKWDCILIEFNGEADHIHILFEAPPQVQLSKLINNLKTVTARLIRKEYAEHLSKFYWKPYLWNRSYLILSSGGASIEVIKKYIQEQNTPDDQ
- a CDS encoding ATP-binding protein, with amino-acid sequence MKIKRRDSADILNALAGGVVPSRGLQYIIVGREAEMRQIKEDLKDIKENGSSLIKFFIGAYGTGKSFMQNFVRQIGLDVGFVVAKADFTPHRRLYGNDNQAVALYSELMRNLSTKSVPHGNALPAILDQWITNIQNQVVQKLGYDGPILNDPTFIQAVEKEIIDVVSHLDELTGGYDFAKVLGIYYRGFVEQDREKQRRALRWIRGEYLAKTDAIRDLGIREIINDNNYYGYLKVLSKFVRQIGYSGLIINLDEAVNLYKITHREAREKNYEYILMIYNDILQGAVEGLYITFSGTPEFLEDERRGLYSYKALERRLKPGVQSDEYRDLKQPVIKLTPITPNETLVLLLNIRDIHAAHYGYEPMITDEEIRDFLIHFYERPGAEKQIILGDVIRQFISSLNILVENPTADWKELFDASNVTPQDDKIDRKVVNIHDRFQRGNF
- a CDS encoding GNAT family N-acetyltransferase — encoded protein: MNIKIREATQNDYESISTLVKEVHSLHVKNRPDVYADVDNPFTEERFKEILDDDKTKIFVAEDCNNEIIAYSIIEIMTTRNIPILIQRKFAYIDDLCVSSNHRRKGVGRMLFRHIVDYAKKSGYDALELTVWEFNSDAIKFYEGLGMTTRNRRMELKI
- a CDS encoding DEAD/DEAH box helicase, whose translation is MSQIFYMLSDTVQKKIWDMGWTRFTPIQEKAIPVIMNTQKDVILSSATASGKTEAAFLPILSQIEETTPYTLKVLYISPLKALINDQFERIQKLCDQMYIPVHRWHGDVSQYSKKKLIDNPAGILQITPESIESLFINHTHALRLLFQYLQFIVIDEIHVFIDTERGVQLRSLLSRIERFTKDRPRVIGLSATIDNFELVKNWVNYRDPDNVEIIEAKESDKDLYYNLMHFDSEKMRSYPIELYEDIRELTRNHSALIFFNSRGAVEEATVILNRLAERDGIGQMYYAHHSSIAKAEREFVEKMMAKSTVPKSIVATSSLELGIDIGEIDFVIQVDSTFTVSSLKQRLGRSGRKQGKDQYLQLYTADKYGLLQSIAVMDLLLQKWIEPSKGYPRPYDILFHQIISMCHQMNGVAPEDLITLLKHNRAFYDLPEIDIRLLIEHMVKQDYLEQLSDTGQLIVGLEGERLLRGKDFYSVFMTEDSYEVLDGIKKIGEIQKTPFVNEGDNIILAGRLWTIKEVDAKRSKVYVQKAVDGHPPNYSGGGVRLHRRIPEHMHEILCSDYIFDFINDNGRYTLEELRAPYRHYKVRPDERIIWRMNGELLFETFTGTNIFQTLIWMLRYYGVNVDKTDGIGRISILDNIDLIEILKEIRQKDWSLSDLLPYTMDHEFFVSKYSPFLPKELQIKMHEAHYVDIKGVLDFLNCYCIREIRL
- a CDS encoding helix-turn-helix domain-containing protein is translated as MEIIDNKFELGDAWKLIDGLADESTKEMFELDDILYDISMKIYEFRLKNDFTQKQLAEKLGIKQSMV
- a CDS encoding putative toxin-antitoxin system toxin component, PIN family; its protein translation is MGKIKIVVDTNIFISAFLGSKKARFLLKDIINDEYILIMSSEQLLEIKEVLNRPKFEKYISKAEIDELVELISLKAIMPAIYDKITDCRDEKDNMILEEAVYGNANYIITGDDDLLILNPYRWIKIVMLRDFLNEIYDL